TAATTTAAACAAGTAAAGCAAGAATCAAGTTAGTCATTCACAAGTAACCAATCTTCGGCCAATACATCACACGGAGTTGGCGAAAACATACTATATCCTTCATCAGAAGTTTTGATTAGGAAATAAGGTGTACTGGGTAGAGGATTGCCGTAATGATTATAAAGTTCCTTTCTTAATTCAATAAATAATTCTGAACCATCCCATCCACTTCGAACTGCTTTTTTGCCTTTTTTTATTGCTGGTAATATTTCTTCAAAAGTCATAAAAATCACTCCTATTTTTTTATTAATGGAATTTCTCGATAAGAGCACCCATTTTGTTCAATTGTCAATTGACCATTCAAAAGTTCTGTAATTGCTTGGATAAAAATTTCTTTTTTATCTTCTTCAACTGAACAAATTAATTGAACATCTTCTTGATAACGTTTTTCTATTAAATAATAAGAAAGATGACTATCAAAGAAGGCTTGTACTTTGCCTAGTTGGGCATAATGAATCGTTAAAACAATGGTTTGTTGTAGTCTTCCTTCTACCAATCCGACCTCATCTAGTGTTTGGGTAACTGCTTGTGTGTATGCTCGAATTAATCCACCTGTGCCAAGTTTAATTCCGCCAAAATAACGGGTTACTACAGCAACAAGATTTTCTAGTTGATTTTTTCTTAATACCTCTAACATAGGCATCCCTGCTGTTCCGCTAGGTTCACCATCATCACTACTATGTTGCAGCATGCTTTTTTCCAAATTAATAATAAACGCATGACAATGATGATTCGCTTTATATTCTTCTTTTTTTCTTTGATCAATAAAATTTTTTGCTTCTTCTTCTGAGGAAACACTTTTTAATGAACAAATAAAACGTGACTTTTTAATCATCAGCTCACTTTCACCATCTTGTAAGATCGTAATATAATTTTTCTGCATCGCTGTATCCTTTCATTATCATCAAAATAACAATTCAAATCAAATTTAGTATAGAAAAAATAAGTAAAAAATGCAATTCTTAGTAGCAATAATTTTTATCATTATCCAATCAAAATATGATTTTTTTATATAATTAACACAAATAAAATATAAGATTTTTTATCTACCTGAAACTACATGAGTTAAAGTTAATTAAAATCTAAATAGTCAATTTTATAGAAAAAAAGCCAACTATTAATCAAAAAATTCGGCTATTCTGGATTTATTTTTAAAACCTAGCATTTATAATAAATTATTTTCTGCGTATATTTAATATGAGGTGAAAATAATGGAAGAATTATGGGGAAGGAAGGTGTTATTAACCGAACTTTCAAAAGAAGCTAATTTAGAAACAGCGATAGAATTACCTACAATGAAATCACTCAATGCTCTTTTCATTCAATGCTTACGTTGTGGAACAGTTCTAAAAAAGACAGAGACATATTTAACAGAAGGCTATTATTGTTTTGCATGTATTCAATTAGGAAGAGTAGATACCATGAAGAAATTTTACCACCTACCAGAACCAGAAAAACAAGTCAGAAATATCCAATTTATCTGGAAGGGAACACTGACAGCAGGACAACAAGAGGTATCCATCTACCTAAATGAAAACGTTAGAAGTAAGCAAGAGCAACTACTTTGGGCTGTGACAGGTGCAGGCAAGACAGAGATGTTATTTAATACGATCTACGATTGTTTAAAAAATGGCGAGCGAATAGGACTTGCTTCACCGCGTGTAGATGTCTGTATAGAACTATATCCAAGACTGCAAGCAGTATTTCCAAAAGAGCGGATTACCTTATTGCATGGCAAAATGGACGAACCTTATTACTATACTAAATTTGTTATTTGTACAACACATCAACTTTTACGTTTTTACCAAGCTTTTGATTTATTAATTATTGATGAAGTAGATGCTTTTCCATTTGTCAATAATGCCATGTTAGAATATGCTGTCAATCAAGCATTAAAACCAATGGGTAGCCTCGTTTATTTAACAGCAACACCTACAAAAACATTAATAAAAAAAATCCAACAAAGGCAGCTTGCTGTCAAAGTTTTACCGGCTAGATATCATCGT
The genomic region above belongs to Melissococcus plutonius ATCC 35311 and contains:
- a CDS encoding DUF2829 domain-containing protein, with amino-acid sequence MTFEEILPAIKKGKKAVRSGWDGSELFIELRKELYNHYGNPLPSTPYFLIKTSDEGYSMFSPTPCDVLAEDWLLVND
- a CDS encoding YigZ family protein; amino-acid sequence: MQKNYITILQDGESELMIKKSRFICSLKSVSSEEEAKNFIDQRKKEEYKANHHCHAFIINLEKSMLQHSSDDGEPSGTAGMPMLEVLRKNQLENLVAVVTRYFGGIKLGTGGLIRAYTQAVTQTLDEVGLVEGRLQQTIVLTIHYAQLGKVQAFFDSHLSYYLIEKRYQEDVQLICSVEEDKKEIFIQAITELLNGQLTIEQNGCSYREIPLIKK
- a CDS encoding DEAD/DEAH box helicase, translating into MEELWGRKVLLTELSKEANLETAIELPTMKSLNALFIQCLRCGTVLKKTETYLTEGYYCFACIQLGRVDTMKKFYHLPEPEKQVRNIQFIWKGTLTAGQQEVSIYLNENVRSKQEQLLWAVTGAGKTEMLFNTIYDCLKNGERIGLASPRVDVCIELYPRLQAVFPKERITLLHGKMDEPYYYTKFVICTTHQLLRFYQAFDLLIIDEVDAFPFVNNAMLEYAVNQALKPMGSLVYLTATPTKTLIKKIQQRQLAVKVLPARYHRRKLPVPQLKWWNHWQQKLVEGKEFFKICQLITSLLQENNVLIFCPTIQLVQLFKNHLVKQFPGVSIESIHAKDERRLEKVQKMRNQQIRILITSTILERGVTFDQVSVIILGANHKIFSTAALVQIAGRVDRKNVYTRGEVWFVHDGKTSEMVQAMKQIKHMNSQAKRRKLIDEM